The Chanos chanos chromosome 3, fChaCha1.1, whole genome shotgun sequence genome segment tgatttgtttttattttgagtCATGAGAGACTCAACTGACAGAAATTCTCTTTCCATAAAGTGaggttttgttttacttttgggAACAGTAGAGGAGGGTAATTTTGCTATGTTGCATCTTTAAacgattttcatttttattgtaaaagCAGTACGATAATTGCACGGAGCCCTTAATGAGCAGAATTTTGTGATACCTCTGTTGCCAACTGACTCTTAATAAACTTAGGCTTTAAGTTAGGCTTTGGTTTATTATCTGCAAACAGGAGGCGGTTAAATTTTTGCTAAACTGTTAGTGGAAAAAGGCCGGCTCTAGAACTTTCACTACGTCTGTCATGACTGAAATCTCCAacaatcaaagagagaaaatgagtaaTAGGAACaggctggggaaaaaaatcaggctttttttttccaagtcaacCATCAACATCTGTCATGTTTTAAATAATTGGACATAGGACTGAAATAGTATATTAACTGGCTGTTAAAAACTCAAATGTTCAAGGCTTCAAGGCTGTCTGGGCAAGACAGCaatttcttttttgctctctctctctctctctctctctgttcattttagtGCCACACCCTCATAGTCtaactgtcactctctgttttcacactcATCCCTATCTGTCTTGCAGAGCTGAGTACTGGTCTACCCATTGTCCCTTGGCTCTGTATCCTTCTCTGTATGCCTCACGTACTTCCTGGTCCAGTTGTCTCATTCATATATTCATCGTTTTTCCATCTCCCTGTCCACTTTAtcttattttaaacacacatctttGCTTCTGTCTCCCCACTGTACAAACTAAAACCcttcccaccccccccaccccatccctcctttttcagattttcagcCTATATTAGTTCCAGTCCCATCGTCCACCGTGGCAGGCACCATTCCGTCCAAAGGAGAGGAGGACTTTCTCACGCTGGCCGCCTCTCGGCTGAGCCGCCGCAAGCGTGTCATAGGTGCAGCAGTGGGCGTGGCCATGGTCCTTGTTCTCCTGGTGGCCATACCCCTTTTGGTCCACAGCACTAAAGGGGGCGGAGCCGGAAATGCAGGAAGCCATTACGAAATGCTTGGCAGTTGTCGGATGGTTTGTGACCCTTACACCCCTTCCCAAAATGGCCAGGAGCTAACGGCGGTCTCCCCGGCACCCTCTGAGTTCACAGGGAGAAGGGGCAAGTCCGGATACCGTGGACCTCCCGGACTCCCAGGACCGCCTGGTCCCCGAGGGCCCCCTGGAGAGCCTGGTAAGCCCGGTCCACAAGGGCCACCTGGCCCTGGCCCAGGAGGCTATGTGCCCTCCTTCTACAGCCCCAAAATCGCTTTCTATGCAGGCCTACGCAAGCAGCATGAGGGCAGTGAGATACTCAAGTTTGATGATGTGGTCACCAACGTTGGCAACTATTATGAGCCCAGCACTGGCAAGTTCACCTGTCCACTGCCTGGCATCTACTATTTCACCTACCATGTCCTTATGAGGGGCGGGGACGGAACCAGCATGTGGGCTGACCTCAAGAAGAATGGCCAGGTCagaattttcatattttcaaagtCTCACTCTATGCTGTGTTATCACTGTGcctttgaatttttcttttcctcttcctttgcTTCAGCAGGGTCATCCGTATGTCTGgcaaaacttttttctttttctttttaataatcttctGTTTGCGTTACAAAACCTCCAAAAGGGTGCCTCACTCTTGGAGTGGGCAGTGAAAGTGTATCTGAAAGAAAATCTGTCTTTATGACTGTCTTTATGATCAGTGTGTTTCTTTTAAGATCCCACATTAAATATCTGATCGGACACATCAGTGTGATTTCGGGTCCATGAGGTATCCCTCTGAACAAAATTAAGATTGTGAGAACATGAGATATTCAAGAGTAAAAAACGTGATACACAGAGGGTGGGGAGAGATGTGAAATCTACTCCTGTTTAATTTAAATGTCTCTAGCATGTGTACCGTTAAAAAACACtcatatacagtatacacacaatATAAGTAATGTCTTAACAcatgtatgtacatgcataaatatttaagcatgagtacacacacacacaccataagcaAGTATACCCTAACAGGCTTTTATTCAGGCTTtctcccttcacacacacacacacacacacacgttacaagTTTTAACTACATCACAGTTTTAGTACACTAATGCATCCATTATTTCCAGGTTACAAGgactttaaataaaacatgctAATGCACTTGATAAGTTGTCAGAAGGTCACTTTGGCATTCCAGtaaatcattttgaatgaatCACCTTCACAGAATCTCTTTTGAGGTTTCACCTCTGAAACTAGACCACCACATCGATGGCCCTACATCGTCCTTTACCCATTATTATATCtaaaattatatttttcaaaattccTAGTACACAATATGTCAGAATGAATGGTAATTATATAATACATGCAAATTACACAATTACAAAAACACCCCAAAATTATTAAAGAAATTACTTTAAAAGGGAGACTACGTGTATGGGGGTTTTGGGtaaatattttctgtctgtttcaaaacagaaaacatattttgagCTTGATTATTGTCTAAATggaagtggaaaaaaagcacACTGGAGAAGGCTCTGTCTCCATGTGGAGCAGCCAGATTacacatcaaataaataaataatgcagaCAAAATTGACAGGTTCTCTTTTCAGTCGTTCATTCCCCTGGCACTAATTAAAGACTGAAGgcaagacaggaaaaaaaaaatgggccagacataaaaaaatataataataaaaaaaaatgtttgataaatCTGCAAAGGGGTTTGAGGATTATAAGACCTCCTGACAATATAAATCAGAATACAAAAGACATCAAATATTTTCATACCTTCAATCTGTGGTAGGCAGTCACATCATATACTTTTATGAACTTGCTTTACTCACAAAtccatattatatatatatatatatatatatatatatatatatatatatacacacacacacacacacacacacacacacatacatatatacatacacatacgttTATGTTTCTCATAGGGTGGTggagatttttgttgttttgtcaatTGCCTAACTCTCTGGTTGGATATGTGAGAAGTTGTCTAGAAAGAGGATAAACGTGAAAGAGCGTTTAATCAGCCCCTGGGCTTCCATGTACAGTTTAGTATTGTCATGCAAGTCCGCTCCTCTTGTTAAATCATTCATAACTCTTAGATTGGTTCCACGGCACAGCACTCATGCCCCCTCTTCTGCATGTTCATTGATTGCCCATTAATTATCTTTTCGCTCAACTCAATTATTTAACCCCATCTCTGTCCATCCCAGGCCCATCAGGTGGCCGCATTCCAATATTGTGATGGCCTTCAAAACCTGATGTGTAAATCTGTGCACAAACCCTAGGAACTTGCTGGTGTAATGCAACAAGAcaaagaggatgaggagggagacaaagagagaaaaagaaagagagacagaaagctgCAGTCAGAATCGTTTCCTACTCCACACAAGGTGAATACAATATCGAAACACCTCAGGCCAGATCACTGTCAATCAGGAATTggcattcagaaaaaaacaaaagctctaCTAATAATGTACTGATAATGCAGGATTCAAAACTGGCACCTGGATTCTGAGTGTTCTGGAAATTCTTCAGAATGAGTCCACAGCATCAGAAGGATTCTTTAAACTTCTTGACAGATGCTTGGAGACTCAGGAATGAGGTGGCAATTCTCAGAGGTGTCAAGACAAAAGAGACACTGTACCGAAGGGATTCTTGGAagtctgtgttattttgttaATGGAGATTTTTGAACTggaacaaaacatgaaatgacaGTTTCATATAAGGAAATGAGCGTTATCACTTTTAAACTTTAACTGTTAATCAACAAGGTCATCGAATGAACAAATCAACCAACTAACAGTGGTTCCATTCCATCTACATTGTTATATCCTCAAAACCGACACCCAGCCTTGGTTGTACCATGAATCATTGCTGTCACCTGTTGTGTGGTATACGGACAGCAGCAGAGACCGTGTACAATATGACGGCTTAGCGGGTGTCCACGAGGGACGCAGTGTGCCAGTGAATTGAGAAGCTGGTTGAAAAAAGGACATGGACatggggtggaggaggagggagggagggagggagagagggagggcggggACAGCTAGAGGATGGCAGTGGCAGACAGGCCGCTTGACAGGAAGAtcaggggaggagaggaagatagATGGCTTAATAGAGATCCACAGACAGTGGGCTGAGAGACGAGGCTTCTGGGAGGCCGGCGCCATGGTCGGAATGAGGAGTAGAGCTACAAGACAGATGGGCAGCCTCCGATACATGTCACGGCCAGACAGGTTAACAAGGCGTCGGCcgagaaggcaaaaaaaaaaagagataacaAGAGCAGACCTAGGCAATGCATCGTTTTACTGGTTACGCATGTTTTATAGGGCACGTTGGGGTCCTAATTAAATGTAAGGCATTCCAGTGATTGCTATGTGGGTTTATTTGCATACCGCCCCACCTGGATTGTAGTGACTGTATATGCAAGTGGAGAAGTGCTGTGAGACATTCTAAGGTAATGTGAAAGGCGACCTCTCCGTGAAGGCAGGGTAGGGTACGTCTGAAGGCCTCCGAGAGGTGGAAGACAGACCCCAACAGAGGCGAGCTTAAGAGTCCCAGGGGTGCACCTAGACCGTCACGAAACCTTGTTCCTGCCACTGATCCATTACCTTAAGCTGTTCTTTAAGACACAGTTCCCCAATCCATTCAGTATTACTTCTGCTGTCCATTTTTCCAAGGCTTAGCGGTTGACAGACAAAAAACGATGTGACCGAACCCAGTATATTTGCCATACTTTGATAATGCTGGTCCAAATAGAAATTATACCAATGGACAAATGTGATCTTTGCAatggtttgcatttttttttttttgttttaaataatttggTTTAGTCCAaagtggtcatttttttttttaagtgtagcTGTCCACTGCCGTTATAACCTTACAGACATGTGAGCAACTGGACTCAATGGCAAATGATAATGAGATTCTAATGACTGTTGCAGCAAGTGATTTGTGAGCAGATGGGAAAGGATGAGTTAAGGAATTAGAGCTGGGCTCCTCTCCGTATTTAATGAAAGCGACTCTATATTATTTGTAATTAATTTGATACTTTGCCTTTCTCAATTTAGAGGCAACCCAACGTTGAAAAATGTTCACTGCTCATTTTGGTGGCTGCATCACAGCCATCTGGCCCAGCTAAAATGTATTCATAATCAAACttaagagaaaagatgaaaatgccAAAGTTCTTCACTATTCcaccaaaacatttttctgCTCTGGGCAACGACTGCCGCCAACTGAATAAACCAACGGTGCCACCTGAGAATGGGCTATGatttatttctccttttctaTTGACATTTTCATTATCCGTGcttatcaaaataaacaaaaagaagatTAAATCGTCTGCTACCTCCATTTTGTATGGTATATGATGTGTCTGTATCACTACTGTTCATGAAAGATCTTAGAACATATGGAGAGATTAGTCACGGGAGCACTGACGTTTCCAGCATTTGAGATACTGCTTTTATGGCTCTTGTGTTTTTTGGACTAACAGGGCGTGGTCAGCTTCTATCTTCTGATGCTAATGTGAATATGATTTATGAGGTGACATGGAGATAGTATGTCGGTGCTGTTTTAATGCTTCTAATTCCCAGTTCTCATCATTAATCAGCTCAGGGCTCTTAATCGCTTTAATTTATAGCCCCACAGGCTCTACATTGTATTTTCAAGTCACCTCCAGAATCCACTGTGCAAAAGTTGACTaatatacatttcatttttttttctttcgtttaaTCGCCCCCCTCGTTCTTTTTCACCTGTCACACGTTCCTTTAATAGATCACCAAAAGGTCAAGCTCTTTCATACGTAGTGTTAAAAATGTCATCGCCTGTCTGTTAATGACCAGTACCTGTTATAATAAATGTCTCCAGGACCAGTGACATGAACAGCTGAAATATAATGAGTTTCTACAGTAAATTGGTAAGCTCTAATTGTCCAATTGATTACTCAACGACAAGACGATTGTGGTCTTGAGGTACATAAAATTCTTTAAAGGGCGCGTGAAAATCAAGAGACCCCTTGAATCTTCTTGGAATTGATAGATATAACTTCATGTTAACCATGATCATCAGCTGTGGACATATCTTTAGTCAAGAGTGAATTCTAACAGTGTGTAAGCTTCAGCACGGAGTGCCTGTTAAGACAATTATGCCAATTAGGCACAGCTCAGAAAGCCTACAAAAATGATTTGCTTGTCTCAGTTTAATCTTGGTATCcctcaggagagagaaaggaactaTTCAATAAATGTTCAATTTCCAACCCTTTTGGCTTCCCCCCGACTCCCTCCCCAGCTATGTGTCGAGTCCCTTAGGTAAGTTTAAGAGCTACTTTTCCATTGTCTCCGCTCAAAGAGGTCTGTATATCACTCAGAATGAATCCTGTCAGTTTTATTACCGCTGAAGCAAGGCAccgctgataaaaaaaaagaaagaaagaaaaaaaagaaacaagacttCATATACCCCACACATCTCTGTGGTCTCACAAAATAGCTTTGCTTGATCAGTCCGTTATCCTAACCTCCCcctcccacttctctctctctctcttttttattcctttcttgTCCTCCAGTCTATCGTCAGTCTTTTCGCTACACATCTCAGCTTGTATATAACTGCCAGAGCCGCTGCGCCCTCCTGCCTctacccccgccccccacccccgtctctctctctccccttcccctcCGTTTAATGGTGCCCCTGTAATGAAAAGTCCTGGCAGAATGAGCCCCTGGCTGGCCCGAGGGTCCTTGCTCTTGGCTAGCGGGGAGAGCCAGTCAGCATACTGTTTCAGAGGAAGCCTGCTTCAACGTCAATATCAATCTCCAGTAATCCCAAAacacccccccaacacccccccaacccccaacaccccccccccccatccccccacccaccaccacctTCCGACTCCGTCAAAGACAAGCTTTCGTCTCGCTTACATCTGACAGACGCTAGAAAACACTGAACGGATACAGTGTCCGTTTCCTGTTTAGGAATACACTATGCCTTGTGCATGGTGGCCAAGGTGGAACAGCGTAATCTCActgcagaaaaacagaaggGGTGGGACCAGTCGTAACGAGAGAAAGGACTTAAATGCTGGATGCTTCCATGTCGCCTAATTAAAGTGACCACATGAATTTTAGCATTGGGCCTGAGAGTATgcctgagggagagagtgccCCTTCGCCCAGTTAGTCAAACTAATGAGCACCGTGACACGCGCTTCAAATCACTGGGGAGTGAGGTCTAGACCATCACTGTCAAACCAAGCACTGATCTATCGTTTCATTGACCACGGCTATTGATGCATGTGACGCAATTTTTGATgcctttttatgtttttaaaacacaataataataataataataataataataataatacaattaCATCAGTCTGATTTTAATAAATTGAtgtttatttggattttttttcatagctAAATCTATTATTGCTTTTAATACCATCAGTGATAGGTGATAAACACTGTTGTAGTTTCATGTAAAATGTATTGATTGTTGAGTTCAGTGGCCACAGACTCACATGGTAATTGAGAGGAGCCATTAGATTATGGCAGTGGCAGTGAGGGTTAGCACTCCATGGAGcgcctgttgttttttttttttttaaatgggggCTGTAGTTGTGCAGGGAGGGGGGACTCCCTGGGGACAGGCAACCCCATACCATGTTAATCAGTCTCTTTTAGACCGGACAGGGACATAGTTAAGTGTAGCTTGCTGACGGCGAGTACGTGACACTGTCACTAATAGCATAACTGACAGACATCCAGCCTGTATTTTTGGCCCCGCATTTTTTAATGCTATAAGTGAATTAAacattaacacaaaacacaaataacacaaaaacatccTTAATTTACGGTTTATAACCCACGATTgtgtaggcttttttttttttttttgaatattacTTTTGTCTAACATCCTGAGGATTTAACCATGTGGAgttgctttaaaaatgaaaagtttgtAAGGTCTTGTATTTTCATTTAGCAATGTCATTATCAATGCACGCCATTCTACAGAAACATGTGTCGTGTGTCTGGGAATTCTGACAGAGACTGAGTGGCCTTAGCAGTGCTGGACCTTAAGCAAAACACAAGACAGTCGACGTGTGACGTGAGCCTGAGGGTTCCCCATGTCATGCctgattcttttttctcctccataatatttacacatttactccACATCCATGTCTTCgtgatttttgcatttttttggaCGATTTCCTCACCTCCTTAGTAGGGAGTCTATTGAGGAATGCATGTTtatgtgactgagtgagtaAACCCAATTTTAAGTGTTAACAAACAAGTATTGGATTCGCTGCTGAGAGTCAATAGCACTGATCTGTCAAACAGAATGCAAATGAGGCCGTCTGGCTGTGAGCCACAGCCACACAAAGGTGTGCGTAACACGTGCAACTGAGATTAAACTCAAAAAGGGTCAATACCTGCAAAGGATACAGTGTGTTTTCAGCCCCCTACcaaacaacacatacaacatCCCTGGTGTACTCACTGatctataccccccccccccccccccccccatcttacTCCACAGGTTGGAACCTCACGGCTACAATCAATAAGAGGGAATATGGTTGTGTTGTCAATCGGAGCCCAGATCACCAGGTCAACACGAGATCCATCCATTTAGCCTTACACGGGTCTTGTCAAACAGCATGTCTTCAACACAGACACCATGCCAGCGctctagggaaaaaaaaaaaaaaaacaattacactCGCCTCTCCCAAGCTAATGAGGAGACGTGAGAGTATAAATGAaggaaggaaaataaaaagaagggCTATATGTGGGCCGTAGGAAAATAAGCCCATATTCAGGATACTAAAGCAGGAATCTCTTGCTGTGAGGTCTGTGAAAATATAGCAGCTCATTATATACTTAACCATTAGGTAAGCGTTCAGTTGGTAAGCGTTCAACAATGTTCGATAAATTTGGCACAATTTTGCTGATCTTCTCGAGtgctttcaaaaacacagatatgTAAAGTGGGTGGAAGTGTATGTTGGGAACACGTATCTGTCCTTCGTCTGACTGTCTCTTTGTTCCTCTGGCTGTGTGACAGGTGAGGGCAAGTGCTATTGCCCAGGATGCAGACCAGAATTACGACTATGCCTCCAACAGTGTGATCCTGCATTTAGATGTGGgagatgaggtgtgtgtgcagctgGACGGGGGGAAAGTCCACGGGGGAAACACCAACAAATACAGCACCTTCTCTGGCTTTCTCATCTATCCTGACTAATACGTGTCCTTTTCACCGTGCTCACCTGTGATTTCGATGTTTCACTCACACCTGAGGGCATCGAAACCACCCTGTCAACCCTACCccaaacacacgcatgcgcgtgcgcatgcacatatacacacacacacacacacacaaagaggactTTCCACTGACTTCAGTTTTACTTTAACTAAGATTaataagcctaaccctaactttaACCATAACCagacatatgaaaaaaacattttttgccatttgtttttgttttaaaatgtatacatattttttttccttttttaaaggACAGGTTTTATTTAGTGAGGACCAGCAAAATGTccccacatttttttttttcaaatattccaATATTTCTGAGGAAAGTCTGTCCTCACAAG includes the following:
- the c1ql4a gene encoding complement C1q-like protein 4 — its product is MVLVLLVAIPLLVHSTKGGGAGNAGSHYEMLGSCRMVCDPYTPSQNGQELTAVSPAPSEFTGRRGKSGYRGPPGLPGPPGPRGPPGEPGKPGPQGPPGPGPGGYVPSFYSPKIAFYAGLRKQHEGSEILKFDDVVTNVGNYYEPSTGKFTCPLPGIYYFTYHVLMRGGDGTSMWADLKKNGQVRASAIAQDADQNYDYASNSVILHLDVGDEVCVQLDGGKVHGGNTNKYSTFSGFLIYPD